One genomic segment of Arachis duranensis cultivar V14167 chromosome 4, aradu.V14167.gnm2.J7QH, whole genome shotgun sequence includes these proteins:
- the LOC107486853 gene encoding LOW QUALITY PROTEIN: callose synthase 3-like (The sequence of the model RefSeq protein was modified relative to this genomic sequence to represent the inferred CDS: inserted 2 bases in 1 codon; substituted 1 base at 1 genomic stop codon) has product MSSRGAGPSSEAPQRRIMRTQTAGNLGESIFDSEVVPSSLVEIAPILRVANEVEKTHPRVAYLCRFYAFEKAHRLDPTSSGRGVRQFKTALLQRLERENDPTLKGRVKKSDAREMQSFYQHYYKKYIQALQNAADKADRAQLTKAYQTANVLFEVLKAVNMTQSMEVDREILETQDKVAEKTEILVPYNVLPLDPDSANQAIMRFPEIQAAVYALRNIRGLPWPKDYKKKKEEDILDWLGAMFGFQKHNVANQREHLILLLANVHIRQFPKPDQQPKLDERALTEVMKKLFKNYKKWCKYLGRKSSLWLPTIQQEVQQRKLLYMGLYLLIWGEAANLRFMPECLCYIYHHMAFELYGMLAGNVSPMTGENVKPAYGGEEEAFLKKVVTPIYDVIRQEAARSKKGRSKHSQWRNYDDLNEYFWSADCFRLGWPMRADADFFWVPSNEQSSFDKSNDEKPANTDRWVGKVNFVEIRSFWHIFRSYDRMWSFFILCLQAMIIVAWNKSGDPIAIFNGDVFKKVLSVFITAAILKFGQAFLDVVLSWKAQRSMSLFVKLRYILKVVSAAAWVIVLSVTYAYTWDNPPGFAQTIKRWFGNDSSFPSLFILAVVIYLSPNMLAAVFFLFPFIRRFLERSNYKIVMLIMWWSQPRLYVGRGMHESAFSLFKYTVFWVLLIITKLAFSYYIEIKPLVGPTKAIMGVRITTFQWHEFFPHARNNIGVVVALWAPIILVYFMDTQIWYAIFSTLFGGIYGAFRRLGEIRTLGMLRSRFQSLPGAFNASLIPEEKNEPRKKGLKATLSRRFAEIPSNRGKEAARFAQLWNQIITSFREEDLISNREMDLLLVPYWADRELDLIQWPPFLLASKIPIALDMAKDSNGKDRELKKRIDADHYMSCAVRECYASFKSIIKHLVQGQREKPVIDYLFTEVDSHIEEGKLITEFRMSALPSLYAQFVQLIKYLLDNDKKDRDQVVILFQDMLEVVTRDIMREDQDNLFSLVDSSHGGTGHDGTLPLNLEPEPQHQLFASEGAIRFPIEPPSEAWKEKINRLYLLLTTKESAMDVPSNLEARRRISFFSNSLFMDMPMAPKVRNMLSFSVLTPYYTEEVLFSLTDLDSPNEDGVSILFYLQKIFPDEWTNFLERVNCISEEDLKGNESEELEEELRRWASYRGQTLTRTVRGMMYYRKALELQAFLDMAKDEDLMEGYKAIENSDDNSSGERSLLTQCQAVADMKFTYVVSCQQYGIDKRSGSPRAQDILRLMTRYPSLRVAYIDEVEETSKDRDNRQKKINKVYYSCLVKAMPKSSSPSEPEQALDQVIYKIKLPGPAILGEGKPENQNHAIIFTRGEGLQTIDMNQDNYMEEALKMRNLLQEFLKKHDGVRFPSILGLREHIFTGSVSSLAWFMSNQETSFVTIGQRLLANPLRVRFHYGHPDVFDRLFHLTRGGVSKASKVINLSEDIFAGFNSTLREGNVTHHEYIQVGKGRDVGLNQISMFEAKLXQTLTDDALXLFFYPIFSFSIPWLLNSSPNFVQITVLTVYVFLYGRLYLVLSGLEEGLSTQKAIRDNKPLQVALASQSFVQIGFLMALPMLMEIGLERGFRTALSEFILMQLQLAPVFFTFSLGTKTHYFGRTLLHGGAKYRPTGRGFVVFHAKFADNYRLYSRSHFVKGIELMILLVVYEIFGHSYRSAVAYILITISMWFMVGTWLFAPFLFNPSGFEWQKIVDDLTDRNKWISNRGGIGVPPEKSWESWWEEEQEHLQHSGLRGIIVEILLSLRFFIYQYGLVYHLNITERNPKSFLVYGISWLVIFVILFVMKTVSVGRRKFSANFQLVFRLIKGLIFLTFVSILVTLIALPHMTMQDIVVCILAFMPTGWGMLQIAQALKPVVRRAGFWGSVKTLARGYEIVMGLLLFTPVAFLAWFPFVSEFQTRMLFNQAFSRGLQISRILGGQRKERSSRNKE; this is encoded by the exons ATGTCGTCCCGAGGGGCGGGGCCCTCCTCGGAGGCGCCACAGAGGCGGATCATGCGGACACAGACGGCGGGGAACCTCGGGGAGTCGATATTCGACAGTGAGGTGGTGCCCTCCTCTCTTGTGGAGATAGCTCCCATCCTCCGTGTTGCCAATGAGGTTGAAAAGACTCATCCCAGGGTTGCTTATCTCT GTCGCTTTTATGCATTCGAGAAAGCTCACAGGTTGGACCCCACTTCAAGTGGTAGAGGTGTTCGCCAGTTCAAAACAGCCCTTCTTCAACGACTCGAAAGA GAAAATGATCCCACTCTCAAGGGAAGGGTCAAGAAAAGTGATGCTCGTGAGATGCAGAGTTTTTATCAGCATTACTACAAAAAATACATCCAAGCTTTACAAAATGCTGCTGATAAGGCCGACCG TGCACAGCTTACCAAGGCGTATCAGACTGCTAACGTTCTTTTTGAGGTTTTGAAGGCGGTTAACATGACTCAATCTATGGAAGTTGATCGTGAG ATTTTGGAAACCCAAGATAAAGTTGCAGAGAAGACTGAGATCTTAGTCCCGTACAATGTTCTTCCACTTGATCCTGATAGTGCAAATCAGGCAATAATGCGATTTCCTGAG ATACAAGCTGCTGTATATGCTCTTCGTAACATCAGGGGTCTTCCCTGGCCCAAGGActacaagaagaaaaaagaagaagacattcTGGATTGGCTTGGGGCGATGTTTGGATTTCAG AAACACAATGTTGCAAATCAGAGAGAGcatttgattttattgcttgCTAATGTTCATATCAGACAGTTTCCTAAACCTGATCAGCAGCCAAAG TTGGATGAGCGTGCACTGACAGAAGTGATGAAGAAACTTTTCAAGAATTACAAAAAGTGGTGCAAATATTTGGGTCGGAAAAGTAGCTTATG GTTACCAACCATACAACAAGAAGTGCAGCAGCGGAAGCTCCTATATATGGGTCTGTATCTTCTAATATGGGGTGAAGCTGCCAACCTACGATTCATGCCAGAATGTCTTTGCTATATATATCACCAT ATGGCGTTTGAATTGTATGGAATGCTAGCTGGTAATGTCAGTCCAATGACGGGAGAGAATGTCAAGCCAGCATATGGCGGTGAAGAGGAGGCTTTTTTAAAGAAAGTTGTTACTCCAATATATGATGTGATTAGACAG GAAGCTGCACGGAGCAAAAAGGGAAGGTCAAAGCATTCACAATGGAGGAACTATGATGATTTAAATGAATATTTCTG GTCAGCTGATTGCTTTCGGTTAGGTTGGCCAATGCGTGCTGATGCTGATTTCTTTTGGGTGCCATCAAATGAGCAGTCTAGTTTTGACAAATCTAAC GATGAGAAGCCAGCTAACACAGACAGATGGGTTGGGAAAGTGAATTTTGTTGAGATAAGGTCATTTTGGCATATTTTCAGAAGTTATGATCGCATGTGGAGTTTTTTCATTTTGTGCTTACAG GCAATGATTATTGTTGCTTGGAATAAATCTGGTGACCCAATTGCAATCTTCAATGGTGATGTGTTCAAGAAAGTGTTAAGCGTGTTTATCACGGCCGCTATATTGAAGTTTGGGCAAG CTTTTCTTGATGTTGTTCTGAGTTGGAAAGCACAACGGAGTATGTCGCTGTTTGTCAAGTTAAGATACATTTTGAAAGTTGTTTCAGCTGCAGCATGGGTGATTGTTCTGTCAGTTACTTATGCGTATACCTGGGACAATCCTCCTGGGTTTGCTCAGACCATCAAACGTTGGTTTGGAAACGATTCTAGTTTTCCTTCATTGTTTATTTTGGCCGTTGTTATTTACCTGTCACCAAATATGCTCGCTGCTGTATTCTTTTTGTTCCCATTCATTCGCCGCTTCCTTGAGAGGTCAAACTATAAGATTGTGATGCTAATAATGTGGTGGTCACAG CCTCGTCTTTATGTCGGAAGGGGGATGCATGAGAGCGCATTTTCCCTTTTCAA atacaCAGTGTTTTGGGTTCTTCTTATAATCACAAAGCTTGCTTTCAGTTACTATATAGAG ATAAAACCGCTGGTGGGACCTACAAAAGCTATAATGGGTGTAAGAATCACGACTTTCCAGTGGCATGAATTCTTTCCTCATG CTCGGAACAATATTGGTGTCGTTGTTGCACTTTGGGCGCCAATCATTTTG GTATACTTTATGGATACCCAAATTTGGTATGCAATATTCTCAACCTTATTTGGTGGTATTTATGGTGCATTCCGTCGTCTCGGAGAG ATACGGACGTTAGGAATGCTTAGGTCGCGTTTTCAATCACTGCCTGGTGCCTTCAATGCTAGTTTGATACCAGAGGAAAAGAATGAACCAAGGAAAAAAGGATTAAAAGCCACTTTATCTCGCAGATTTGCTGAG ATCCCATCTAACAGAGGGAAGGAAGCTGCTAGATTTGCACAACTGTGGAATCAGATAATCACCAGCTTCAGAGAGGAGGATCTTATTAGCAATAG GGAAATGGACCTTTTGCTTGTACCTTATTGGGCTGATCGTGAGTTGGACCTTATACAATGGCCCCCCTTTTTACTTGCTAGCAag ATCCCAATTGCATTAGATATGGCTAAGGACAGCAATGGAAAGGATAGAGAGCTGAAAAAGAGAATTGATGCTGATCACTACATGTCTTGTGCTGTTCGTGAGTGCTATGCTTCATTTAAGAGCATTATTAAACACTTGGTTCAAGGGCAACGCGAGAAACC GGTTATTGATTATCTTTTTACTGAAGTAGACTCACATATAGAGGAGGGCAAACTGATAACCGAATTCAGAATGAGTGCCCTTCCTAGCCTCTACGCACAGTTTGTTCAGCTAATAAAATATTTG TTGGACAATGATAAGAAAGATAGGGACCAAGTTGTAATTCTGTTCCAAGACATGCTGGAGGTGGTGACAAGAGATATAATGAGGGAAGACCAGGATAATTTATTCAG TTTGGTAGATTCAAGCCATGGTGGGACTGGACATGATGGGACGCTTCCCCTCAACCTTGAACCAGAGCCACAACATCAGTTATTTGCATCTGAAGGAGCTATCAGGTTTCCGATTGAACCACCTTCAGAAGCTTGGAAAGAGAAG ATTAACCGGCTCTACTTGCTGCTTACAACAAAAGAATCTGCGATGGATGTACCATCCAACTTGGAAGCAAGAAGGCGTATTTCATTTTTCTCCAACTCACTGTTCATGGATATGCCAATGGCACCAAAAGTTCGCAACATGCTCTCGTTCTC GGTTTTAACACCATATTACACAGAAGAGGTTCTATTCTCTTTAACTGATTTGGACTCACCAAATGAAGATGGTGTATCCATATTGTTTTACTTGCAAAAGATTTTTCCAG ATGAATGGACCAACTTTCTGGAGAGAGTGAACTGTATTAGTGAGGAGGATCTTAAAGGAAATGAATCTGAAGAATTAGAAGAAGAACTTCGTCGCTGGGCATCATATAGAGGCCAAACATTGACTAGAACTG TAAGAGGCATGATGTATTACAGAAAAGCTTTAGAGCTCCAGGCTTTTCTTGATATGGCCAAAGATGAAG ACTTGATGGAAGGTTATAAAGCCATAGAAAACTCGGATGATAACTCAAGCGGGGAAAGGTCATTGTTGACACAATGTCAAGCAGTGGCTGATATGAAGTTCACATATGTGGTATCATGCCAACAATATGGTATCGACAAGCGATCTGGTTCTCCACGTGCACAGGACATATTAAGGCTTATGACAAG ATATCCTTCACTACGTGTTGCCTATATTGATGAGGTAGAGGAAACTAGCAAAGACAGAGACAACAGACAAAAAAAGATCAACAAGGTTTACTACTCTTGTTTGGTTAAGGCTATGCCAAAATCCAGCAGTCCTTCAGAACCTGAGCAGGCTCTTGACCAG gtcatatataaaataaagctTCCTGGACCGGCCATTTTAGGAGAGGGCAAGCCTGAAAATCAGAATCATGCAATTATTTTTACACGTGGAGAAGGCTTGCAAACGATAGATATGAACCAG GATAATTATATGGAAGAAGCTTTGAAAATGAGAAATTTGTTGCAAGAATTTCTTAAGAAGCATGATGGTGTGAGGTTCCCAAGTATTCTTGGACTAAGGGAGCATATATTTACTGGAAG TGTTTCTTCCCTTGCTTGGTTCATGTCAAATCAAGAGACAAGTTTTGTGACAATTGGACAGAGACTGTTGGCTAATCCACTGAG GGTTCGTTTCCACTACGGTCATCCTGATGTCTTTGATAGGCTTTTTCACCTTACAAGAGGGGGTGTGAGTAAAGCTTCCAAGGTTATCAATTTGAGTGAAGATATTTTTGCTG GATTCAACTCTACACTGCGGGAAGGCAATGTTACTCATCATGAGTACATACAAGTTGGGAAGGGAAGAGATGTGGGTCTCAACCAGATTTCTATGTTTGAAGCTAAACT GCAAACACTCACTGATGATGCGCTCTAGTTATTTTTTTACcccatttttagtttttctataCCATGGCTTCTGAACAGCTCCCCTAACTTTGTGCAGATAACTGTTCTCACTGTATATGTATTCCTCTATGGTCGTCTCTATCTTGTTCTGAGTGGGCTTGAAGAAGGTTTGAGTACCCAGAAAGCCATTCGAGACAATAAGCCTCTTCAAGTGGCTCTTGCTTCTCAATCATTTGTTCAAATAGGATTTTTAATGGCTTTGCCCATGCTGATGGAAATCGGCTTGGAAAGAGGTTTTCGAACAGCACTTAGTGAGTTCATATTAATGCAATTGCAGTTGGCCCCTGTGTTCTTCACTTTTTCGCTTGGGACAAAGACTCACTATTTTGGAAGGACATTGCTTCATGGAGGCGCAAAATATAGACCAACTGGCCGAgggtttgttgtttttcatgccAAGTTTGCCGACAACTATAGACTGTACTCTCGCAGCCACTTCGTTAAGGGTATTGAGCTCATGATATTGCTTGTTGTATACGAAATATTTGGTCATAGTTATAGAAGTGCTGTTGCATATATCTTGATTACCATATCAATGTGGTTTATGGTGGGAACCTGGCTCTTTGCTCCCTTCCTGTTTAATCCATCTGGCTTTGAATGGCAAAAGATTGTTGATGATTTGACTGATCGGAATAAATGGATTAGTAACCGTGGAGGTATAGGTGTACCACCTGAAAAAAGTTGGGAATCTTGGTGGGAAGAGGAACAAGAACATCTCCAACATTCAGGACTGCGGGGAATTATAGTGGAGATACTGTTATCATTGCGATTTTTTATTTACCAGTACGGTCTTGTATATCACTTGAATATCACTGAAAGGAACCCAAAAAGTTTTCTG GTATATGGCATTTCATGGTTGGTGATCTTTGTGATATTGTTTGTGATGAAG ACGGTATCTGTTGGGAGGCGGAAATTCAGTGCAAATTTTCAGCTTGTCTTCCGACTAATCAAGGGATTGATATTCCTAACTTTTGTGTCGATTCTTGTCACTTTGATTGCCCTTCCGCACATGACAATGCAGGACATTGTCGTTTGTATTCTTGCCTTCATGCCAACTGGTTGGGGAATGCTGCAG ATTGCACAAGCATTGAAACCCGTGGTACGGCGGGCGGGATTCTGGGGATCAGTAAAGACTCTTGCTCGTGGTTATGAGATTGTGATGGGTTTGCTTTTGTTCACTCCCGTTGCGTTTCTTGCTTGGTTCCCTTTTGTTTCAGAATTTCAAACACGTATGCTCTTCAACCAAGCCTTCAGCAGAGGATTGCAAATTTCTCGTATCCTTGGAGGCCAAAGGAAGGAGCGGTCGTCTCGCAACAAGGAATAG
- the LOC107486852 gene encoding putative E3 ubiquitin-protein ligase LIN, with protein sequence MASSLEELLAKEGFKGIRRVERTRSSFHGGALTEPRRLSLSTEGVTRIRTKSESSSFQGQSRRPRDKPFLREKIIHQRLNYEAAQKPCDNTNEISNNAERGKEIPAMTNNNSSRTSFEDSNNKKNQDHYIHSASNLALDQVAVQAVVSILNGYMKRFLRDEDFRATLRHNCFSSLNFIELKEENNTETKIITSLEQAIETIEQTAEQSAPSTHLKRATMQLSIITGLSLNDLKHGCTCGIPNYKLSACAHLYLSVVYVIQRKSKVSAKHLLQVFCDSPYQARSILLPELWEQLFSPQLTHLKAWYDKEAEILATTTNRTRKTKLLQQVYNEHLDSATHIFAVYYKDWLTEGVESPAIPSISVPSISVAASSFGHSSDSASSNEPFSPQPMISKKLYDSVFGSSSKTKVYDAQDNIEMCVSGSYSSTIVKQTLTYESETTKFTDQDIEDFALGLPIEALHQKGTQVTAAEELKERGISNNIDKPFSTQTYLDSHIVDALSFGKEDELTLIRPNKMRSALAALCSPSTPDEFICPLTGTVFEEPVTLETGQTFQREAIKAWFEKGNRTCPVTGNTLEFVAMPLTNLILKRVIDKWKSESLDHLLNLASQTVGNSKEFNSRNDEVAVFKLESFLSSFNDEEKRTYAKYLISIGVLSFLFRRFELGNLEEKSRVVALLLICIVSESRCIYRIAENINRKCLLELLHSKEVTPLTNAILLLTELSSMKRRKDVTSFISDLVGEDVFKTLRILLKYLNKSTSQEKSLTAVLLLHFDLLVEPQKFSIYREVAVNVITAALDASLNDEKARAECCRALLVLCGHFSSNGRILTKTRTFEEADCNINTSEVRLQGHEEEGLLWDHAATLSEDEEAMVEELLMKLLESLVGNGESPFLTNLCRCLDSRHLDLVRECLVTVKWLSSSLSKLMNVGFHLPAFLALISQLKGILENGELELKTLASVSLLNFSKISECRTLLKTMAEDIAPLLHRLVDVTWTAKQLHAIVSGGNL encoded by the exons ATGGCATCGTCACTGGAGGAGCTTCTTGCCAAGGAAGGGTTCAAAGGAATCAGAAGAGTGGAAAGGACTAGATCGTCCTTCCACGGCGGTGCTTTGACTGAGCCACGGAGACTCTCCCTATCGACTGAAGGAGTTACAAGGATCAGAACAAAGTCTGAGTCCTCTTCCTTTCAGGGTCAAAGCAGGAGGCCAAGGGATAAGCCCTTTCTTAGAGAGAAAATAATACATCAACGGTTGAACTATGAAGCTGCTCAGAAACCTTGTGACAACACAAATGAAATTTCTAATAATGCAGAAAGAGGCAAAGAAATTCCTGCCATGACAAATAATAACTCAAGTCGCACAAGTTTTGAAGACAGCAACAACAAAAAGAATCAAGATCACTATATTCATTCGGCTTCTAATCTTGCTCTTGATCAAGTTGCTGTCCAAGCAGTAGTCTCCATTCTGAATGGATACATGAAACGTTTTCTAAGAGATGAGGACTTCCGGGCTACACTGCGTCATAATTGTTTCTCCTCTTTGAATTTCattgaattgaaagaagagaacaatACAGAGACCAAAATCATAACAAGCCTTGAGCAAGCAATCGAGACCATTGAACAAACTGCCGAGCAGTCCGCACCTTCCACACATCTGAAAAGAGCCACAATGCAGCTAAGCATCATCACGGGCCTGAGTTTAAACGATTTGAAGCACGGTTGTACCTGTGGGATCCCGAATTATAAGTTGTCAGCCTGTGCTCATCTTTATCTCAGTGTGGTATATGTGATACAGAGAAAAAGCAAGGTATCTGCAAAGCATCTCTTGCAAGTGTTTTGTGATTCGCCTTATCAGGCGCGATCGATATTGTTGCCTGAACTCTGGGAGCAACTATTTTCCCCACAACTTACCCATTTGAAGGCATGGTACGACAAAGAAGCTGAGATTTTAGCAACCACAACAAACAGAACAAGGAAGACAAAGCTTCTTCAACAAGTGTATAATGAACATTTGGATTCTGCTACTCATATATTTGCTGTATACTACAAAGATTGGCTCACTGAAGGAGTTGAGTCTCCAGCTATTCCTTCCATTAGCGTTCCATCAATATCTGTCGCAGCAAGTTCATTTGGTCATTCTTCAGACTCTGCTAGCTCCAACGAACCCTTCTCACCCCAGCCAATGATCAGCAAGAAACTTTATGATTCTGTCTTTGGTAGCTCCAGCAAAACCAAAGTTTATGACGCTCAGGATAACATAGAAATGTGTGTTTCGGGCTCTTATAGTTCTACTATTGTTAAACAAACGTTAACATATGAGTCTGAAACAACTAAATTTACAGATCAGGATATTGAAGATTTCGCTCTCGGTTTACCAATTGAAGCGCTCCATCAG AAAGGAACTCAAGTTACAGCAgcagaagaattaaaggaaAGGGGTATCAGCAATAACATTGACAAACCCTTCTCCACACAAACCTATTTAGACAGCCACATAGTGGATGCTCTATCATTTGGTAAGGAAGATGAACTTACTCTCATAAGG CCAAACAAGATGAGGTCTGCTCTTGCAG CATTATGTTCTCCAAGCACTCCAGACGAATTTATTTGTCCTCTTACGGGAACTGTCTTTGAGGAACCAGTCACCCTGGAGACTGGTCAAACCTTTCAAAGAGAAGCCATCAAGGCGTGGTTTGAGAAGGGAAACAGAACATGTCCGGTAACTGGAAATACTTTAGAATTTGTGGCTATGCCGCTTACCAACCTTATTTTGAAGCGTGTGATTGATAAATGGAAGTCAGAAAGTTTGGATCACCTTCTAAATCTTGCTTCTCAAACAGTGGGAAACTCAAAGGAATTTAACTCAAGAAATGATGAGGTTGCTGTTTTCAAATTGGAGAGTTTCCTGTCTTCTTTCAATGATGAGGAGAAAAGAACTTATGCCAAGTATCTCATCTCTATAGGAGTTCTATCATTTCTTTTTAGGAGGTTTGAACTGGgaaatttggaggaaaaatcACGTGTGGTGGCACTCTTGTTAATTTGTATTGTATCAGAATCTCGCTGCATATATCGGATAGCAGAAAATATCAACAGAAAATGtcttcttgagcttcttcacaGCAAGGAGGTTACTCCATTAACAAATGCAATATTATTGCTTACTGAACTTTCATCCATGAAGAG GAGAAAGGATGTTACATCATTCATTAGCGACTTGGTGGGTGAAGATGTTTTTAAAACACTTCGCATTCTACTCAAGTATCTTAACAAATCTACTTCACAAGAAAAGTCCCTAACCGCCGTTCTGTTGCTGCACTTTGATCTACTG GTTGAGCCTCAAAAGTTTAGCATATACAGAGAGGTGGCAGTGAATGTCATTACGGCAGCACTTGATGCCAGCTTAAATGATGAGAAGGCCCGAGCGGAGTGTTGCAGAGCACTTCTAGTTTTGTGTGGGCACTTTTCCTCTAATGGGAGGATACTGACAAAGACTAGAACCTTTGAAGAAGCAGATTGCAATATCAACACATCGGAAGTAAGACTTCAAGGCCATGAAGAAGAGGGTCTACTGTGGGATCATGCAGCCACTTTGTCT GAAGATGAAGAAGCAATGGTAGAAGAGTTGTTAATGAAGTTGTTAGAATCACTAGTTGGAAATGGAGAAAGCCCATTTTTGACCAACTTATGTAGATGCCTAGATTCTAGACACCTAGATTTGGTGAGGGAGTGTCTAGTAACGGTTAAATGGTTGAGCTCCTCACTCTCCAAGCTAATGAATGTGGGATTTCATCTTCCTGCCTTCTTAGCTCTCATCTCTCAGTTGAAAGGAATCTTGGAAAATGGAGAACTTGAGCTCAAGACTCTTGCGTCAGTGTCCTTGCTTAATTTCAGTAAAATATCAG AATGCAGAACTCTGTTGAAGACAATGGCAGAAGATATTGCACCCCTTCTTCATAGGCTTGTCGACGTAACATGGACTGCTAAGCAGCTGCATGCCATTGTGTCTGGGGGAAATCTGTAG
- the LOC107486775 gene encoding protein NRT1/ PTR FAMILY 7.1-like — protein sequence MEPGVAAPFSVASSNNVEEIEISAAVNGSSGEETAGENEGKGETPAGGWKTAWILLANQALATLAFFGVGVNLVLFLTRVLRQDSADAANNVSKWTGTVYICSLIGAFLSDSYWGRYRTCAVFQIIFVAGLGLLSFTSRRFLIKPAGCGDEKTECRHPSSTGVSIFYVSIYMVALGYGGHQPTLATFGADQFDGKKQDQSRSREAFFCYFYFALNFGSLFSNTILVYFENSGMWTMGFLVSLVSALLALLSFVAGYRKYRYVDPCGNPVVRVAQVFVASTRKWKLHPAKADQLHEVDGPESAIKGSRKIMHSQDFAFMDRAATKTPRDENEVKNHWRLCTVTQVEEAKCVLRMLPVWLCTIIYSVVFTQMASLFVEQGDVMHNKIGKFQLPAASMSVFDITSVLLCTGIYRQFLVPLAGRLSGNPKGLTELQRMGVGLIIGMLSMVAAGITEIERLKRVIPGEKTSSLSIFCQIPQYVLVGASEVFMYVGQLDFFNGQAPDGIKSFGSSLCMASISLGNYVSSMLILIVMDITAKGERPGWIPNNLNDGHMDRWFFLLAVLTALDFLLYLFCSRWYKGINLEETTEMQVQQHEELQVVSKV from the exons ATGGAACCAGGAGTTGCTGCTCCATTCAGTGTTGCCTCCTCCAACAATGTTGAAGAGATCGAG ATAAGTGCAGCAGTAAATGGAAGCAGCGGGGAAGAGACAGCTGGCGAAAATGAAGGGAAAGGGGAGACTCCAGCAGGAGGGTGGAAAACTGCTTGGATATTGCTTG CGAATCAAGCACTGGCGACGCTGGCCTTCTTTGGAGTGGGAGTGAACTTGGTTCTGTTCCTAACGAGAGTGCTGAGACAGGACAGTGCGGACGCCGCAAACAATGTGAGCAAGTGGACAGGAACGGTGTACATATGCTCACTCATAGGCGCATTCCTGAGTGATTCCTACTGGGGTCGATACAGAACGTGCGCTGTCTTTCAAATCATCTTTGTAGCGGGTTTGGGGCTCCTGTCTTTCACGTCCAGGAGATTCTTGATCAAGCCGGCTGGCTGCGGAGACGAGAAAACAGAATGCAGGCATCCCTCCTCAACGGGCGTCTCCATCTTCTATGTGTCCATATACATGGTGGCACTCGGTTACGGAGGCCACCAGCCCACGCTCGCAACCTTTGGTGCAGACCAGTTCGATGGCAAGAAACAAGATCAGAGCCGCTCAAGAGAGGCCTTCTTCTGTTACTTCTACTTCGCCCTCAACTTCGGCTCCCTCTTCTCCAACACCATCCTCGTCTACTTTGAGAATTCAGGCATGTGGACAATGGGATTCCTCGTCTCCTTGGTCTCTGCCCTTCTTGCCTTGCTTTCCTTCGTCGCCGGTTATCGCAAATACAGATACGTTGACCCCTGTGGCAACCCTGTCGTAAGGGTTGCACAGGTCTTCGTGGCTTCCACTAGGAAGTGGAAGCTTCATCCCGCCAAAGCAGATCAACTCCACGAGGTCGATGGTCCAGAGTCTGCCATCAAAGGGAGTAGAAAGATCATGCACAGCCAAGATTTTGC ATTCATGGACAGGGCAGCAACAAAAACGCCGAGGGATGAAAACGAAGTAAAGAATCACTGGCGGCTCTGCACTGTAACTCAGGTTGAGGAAGCCAAATGCGTGTTGAGAATGTTACCGGTTTGGCTATGCACCATTATTTACTCTGTTGTGTTCACCCAAATGGCATCTCTTTTTGTGGAGCAAGGGGATGTCATGCACAACAAGATAGGAAAGTTTCAGTTGCCAGCAGCCAGCATGTCGGTCTTTGATATCACCAGCGTCCTGCTATGCACCGGAATTTATCGCCAATTTCTGGTCCCGTTGGCCGGGAGATTGAGCGGTAACCCCAAGGGACTGACTGAGCTTCAGAGAATGGGAGTTGGCCTAATCATTGGAATGCTATCAATGGTTGCAGCTGGTATCACAGAGATAGAAAGGCTCAAACGTGTGATTCCTGGGGAGAAGACCAGTTCTCTAAGCATATTCTGCCAGATCCCACAGTATGTTCTGGTTGGTGCCTCAGAGGTTTTCATGTACGTGGGTCAATTGGACTTTTTCAATGGGCAAGCCCCAGACGGGATTAAGAGCTTTGGGAGCTCACTCTGCATGGCTTCAATTTCTCTTGGAAACTATGTCAGCAGCATGCTGATCTTGATCGTAATGGATATCACTGCAAAAGGGGAGAGGCCAGGCTGGATTCCCAACAACCTCAATGATGGCCACATGGATAGGTGGTTCTTCCTCCTTGCGGTGCTCACTGCTTTGGACTTTCTCCTCTACTTGTTCTGTTCTCGCTGGTACAAAGGCATCAACCTTGAAGAAACCACCGAAATGCAAGTCCAACAACACGAGGAACTTCAAGTGGTTTCTAAAGTTTGA